A part of Quatrionicoccus australiensis genomic DNA contains:
- the rpsN gene encoding 30S ribosomal protein S14 produces MAKLALINREEKRRKMVAQYAKKRAALQAIINDASLSDQERYDARLKFQALPRNSSPSRLRNRCQLTGRPRGVFRKFGLCRHKIRELAFNGEVPGVVKASW; encoded by the coding sequence ATGGCAAAACTTGCTCTGATCAACCGTGAAGAAAAGCGCCGCAAAATGGTAGCGCAGTACGCAAAAAAGCGTGCAGCACTCCAGGCGATTATCAACGATGCGAGCCTCTCTGACCAGGAGCGTTATGACGCTCGTCTGAAGTTTCAGGCTCTGCCGCGTAATTCGAGCCCGTCTCGTTTGCGCAACCGCTGCCAGCTGACCGGTCGTCCGCGTGGTGTTTTCCGTAAATTCGGTCTGTGCCGTCACAAGATTCGCGAACTCGCCTTCAACGGCGAAGTTCCGGGTGTTGTTAAAGCCAGCTGGTAA
- the rplB gene encoding 50S ribosomal protein L2, which translates to MALVKVKPTSPGRRAVVQVVNPNLHKGKPFAALVEAKSGNAGRNNNGRITVRHQGGGHKQSYRVIDFKRNKDGIPAKVERLEYDPNRTANIALVCYADGERRYVIANKGMVVGQQIMSGSEAPIKSGNALPIRNIPVGTTICCVEMMPGKGAQLARSAGTSVQLLAREGTYAQIRLRSGEVRRVHVECRATIGEVGNEENNLRKFGKAGAMRWRGIRPTVRGTAMNPVDHPHGGGEGRTGEGRVPVNPWGQPTKGYRTRSNKRTDSMIVQRRHKR; encoded by the coding sequence ATGGCACTCGTTAAAGTCAAGCCGACTTCCCCCGGCCGTCGCGCCGTGGTGCAGGTCGTCAATCCGAATCTGCACAAGGGCAAGCCGTTTGCTGCTCTGGTTGAGGCGAAGTCGGGTAATGCCGGTCGCAACAACAACGGTCGTATCACGGTTCGTCACCAAGGTGGCGGTCACAAGCAGTCCTATCGTGTCATCGATTTCAAGCGCAACAAGGACGGGATTCCGGCCAAGGTTGAGCGTCTTGAATACGACCCGAACCGCACTGCGAATATCGCTCTGGTTTGCTACGCAGATGGCGAGCGTCGCTACGTCATTGCCAATAAAGGCATGGTTGTCGGTCAGCAGATCATGAGTGGTTCCGAAGCTCCGATCAAGTCCGGTAATGCTCTTCCGATCCGCAACATTCCGGTCGGTACCACCATTTGCTGCGTCGAAATGATGCCGGGCAAGGGTGCTCAGTTGGCTCGCTCAGCCGGTACTTCGGTTCAGCTGCTGGCGCGTGAAGGTACTTATGCGCAGATCCGTCTGCGTTCTGGCGAAGTGCGTCGCGTGCATGTTGAATGTCGCGCCACAATCGGTGAAGTTGGTAACGAAGAAAACAATCTGCGCAAGTTCGGCAAGGCCGGTGCGATGCGTTGGCGTGGTATTCGTCCGACTGTTCGTGGTACTGCCATGAATCCGGTTGATCACCCGCACGGTGGTGGTGAAGGCCGTACTGGCGAAGGTCGTGTGCCGGTTAACCCGTGGGGTCAGCCTACCAAGGGTTACCGCACTCGCAGCAACAAGCGCACGGACAGCATGATCGTTCAGCGCCGTCATAAGCGTTAA
- the rpsS gene encoding 30S ribosomal protein S19, with translation MGRSLKKGPFVDAYLIDKVEAVRATSDKRPIKTWSRRSTILPEFIGLTIAVHNGKQHIPVFVTENMVGHKLGEFSLTRTFKGHTAGKKAKK, from the coding sequence ATGGGACGTTCTCTCAAAAAAGGCCCGTTTGTTGATGCGTATCTGATCGACAAGGTCGAAGCAGTTCGCGCCACAAGCGACAAGCGCCCGATCAAGACCTGGTCGCGTCGTTCGACGATCCTCCCCGAGTTTATCGGTCTGACGATCGCTGTTCATAATGGCAAGCAGCATATTCCGGTGTTTGTCACCGAGAATATGGTCGGTCACAAGCTCGGCGAGTTCTCGCTGACCCGGACGTTCAAGGGTCACACCGCCGGCAAGAAGGCCAAGAAGTAA
- the rplX gene encoding 50S ribosomal protein L24 → MEKIRKGDDVVVITGKDKGKRGTVLSRVGEEHVLVEGVNRAKKHVKPNPVKGVAGGIVDKDMPIHLSNVALFNPATKKADRVGFKALEDGRKVRVFKSNGELVNA, encoded by the coding sequence ATGGAAAAGATTCGTAAGGGTGACGACGTTGTCGTCATTACCGGTAAAGACAAAGGCAAGCGCGGTACTGTGCTGAGTCGTGTCGGTGAAGAGCATGTGCTTGTTGAAGGTGTCAATCGTGCCAAGAAGCACGTGAAGCCGAATCCTGTTAAGGGTGTGGCTGGTGGCATCGTCGACAAAGATATGCCGATTCATCTCTCCAATGTTGCGCTCTTCAATCCCGCGACCAAGAAAGCCGACCGTGTTGGCTTCAAGGCGCTCGAAGATGGCCGCAAGGTTCGCGTGTTCAAGTCGAACGGCGAACTGGTAAACGCATAA
- the rplP gene encoding 50S ribosomal protein L16 has product MLQPNRRKFRKEHKGRNEGLATRGTKVSFGEWGLKAIGRGRLTARQIEAARRAMTRHIKRGGRIWIRIFPDKPISKKPAEVRMGNGKGNPEYWVAEIQPGKVLYEMDGVNEALAREAFALAAAKLPIATTFVTRHLG; this is encoded by the coding sequence ATGCTGCAACCGAATCGTCGCAAGTTCCGCAAGGAACACAAGGGCCGTAATGAAGGTCTGGCGACCCGTGGTACGAAGGTTTCCTTCGGCGAATGGGGCCTCAAGGCCATTGGCCGTGGTCGTCTGACTGCGCGTCAAATCGAAGCAGCCCGTCGTGCCATGACCCGTCACATCAAACGTGGCGGCCGTATCTGGATCCGTATTTTCCCGGACAAGCCGATTTCCAAGAAGCCGGCAGAAGTTCGTATGGGTAACGGTAAGGGTAACCCGGAATATTGGGTTGCCGAGATCCAGCCGGGCAAGGTGCTTTATGAGATGGATGGTGTCAATGAAGCGCTGGCTCGCGAGGCGTTTGCCCTTGCTGCTGCCAAGTTGCCGATTGCTACCACCTTCGTGACTCGTCATCTGGGGTAA
- the rplE gene encoding 50S ribosomal protein L5 yields MARLQQFYKETVVGDMSKQFGYKSVMEVPRITKITLNMGVGEAVADKKVLENAVGDMQKIAGQKPVTTKARKSIAGFKIRDGYPIGCMVTLRGPRMFEFLDRLVTVALPRVRDFRGISGKGFDGQGNYNMGVKEQIIFPEIEYDKIDALRGMNISITTTAKTDAEAKALLAAFKFPFKN; encoded by the coding sequence ATGGCGCGTTTGCAGCAGTTTTACAAAGAAACCGTCGTTGGCGATATGTCGAAGCAGTTCGGCTACAAGTCAGTGATGGAAGTGCCGCGCATTACCAAGATTACCCTGAATATGGGTGTTGGTGAGGCAGTGGCTGACAAGAAAGTTCTCGAGAACGCCGTTGGTGACATGCAGAAAATCGCAGGTCAAAAGCCGGTTACGACCAAGGCTCGCAAGTCCATTGCAGGCTTCAAGATTCGTGATGGTTATCCGATTGGTTGTATGGTCACGTTGCGTGGTCCTCGCATGTTTGAGTTCCTGGATCGTCTGGTTACCGTTGCGTTGCCGCGTGTTCGCGACTTCCGTGGTATTTCTGGCAAGGGCTTCGATGGCCAGGGTAACTACAACATGGGCGTCAAAGAACAGATCATTTTCCCGGAAATCGAGTACGACAAGATCGATGCTCTTCGGGGTATGAATATCAGTATCACCACGACCGCAAAGACCGATGCAGAAGCGAAAGCTCTGCTCGCAGCGTTCAAGTTCCCGTTCAAGAATTGA
- the rpsQ gene encoding 30S ribosomal protein S17 has translation MSETSSIKRTLIGRVVSDKMEKTVTVLVERKVKHPMYGKIMVRSKKYHAHNEGNTARAGDLVEIVETRPMSRTKTWAVTSVLEKAIVV, from the coding sequence ATGAGCGAGACCTCCAGTATCAAGCGTACTCTGATCGGTCGCGTTGTTAGCGACAAGATGGAGAAGACGGTTACCGTCCTTGTCGAACGTAAGGTCAAGCACCCGATGTACGGCAAGATTATGGTCCGTTCGAAAAAGTATCACGCCCATAACGAAGGCAACACGGCACGTGCAGGCGATCTCGTTGAGATCGTTGAAACCCGCCCGATGTCCCGTACCAAGACCTGGGCAGTGACCAGCGTTCTGGAAAAAGCGATCGTCGTCTGA
- the rpsH gene encoding 30S ribosomal protein S8, protein MAMSDPIADMLTRIRNAQLAEKASVSMPSSKVKVAIAAVLKDEGYVDEFVVREADGKATLEIGLKYYAGRPVIERIERVSKPGLRIYKGCDDIPRVMNGLGVAIVSTPKGVMTDRKARASKVGGEVLCIVA, encoded by the coding sequence ATGGCTATGAGCGATCCTATCGCGGACATGCTGACTCGCATCCGTAACGCCCAGCTCGCCGAGAAGGCGTCTGTCTCCATGCCGTCTTCCAAGGTGAAGGTTGCTATCGCAGCCGTGCTGAAGGACGAGGGTTACGTTGATGAGTTCGTTGTTCGCGAAGCTGATGGTAAGGCAACTCTTGAAATTGGTTTGAAGTACTACGCAGGTCGCCCGGTTATCGAGCGTATCGAGCGCGTTTCCAAGCCTGGTTTGCGTATTTACAAGGGTTGTGACGATATTCCCCGTGTCATGAATGGTCTTGGTGTGGCTATTGTTTCCACGCCCAAGGGTGTCATGACTGATCGCAAGGCTCGTGCCAGCAAGGTTGGCGGCGAAGTTCTTTGCATCGTGGCGTAA
- the rplV gene encoding 50S ribosomal protein L22, producing the protein METRASLRGVRLSAQKGRLVADLVRGKPVGQALNILAFSPKKGAGIVKKVLESAIANAEHNDGADIDELKVKIIYVEKGMVLKRFTARAKGRGNRIVKPTCHIYLTVGN; encoded by the coding sequence ATGGAAACTCGTGCAAGTCTGCGGGGCGTACGCCTCTCTGCGCAAAAAGGTCGCCTCGTTGCTGACCTGGTGCGTGGCAAGCCGGTTGGTCAGGCTCTGAACATCCTGGCATTCTCCCCGAAAAAGGGGGCTGGTATCGTCAAGAAGGTTCTGGAGTCGGCTATCGCCAACGCCGAACACAATGACGGCGCTGATATCGACGAACTCAAGGTGAAAATCATCTACGTCGAAAAAGGCATGGTGCTCAAGCGCTTTACGGCGCGCGCCAAGGGTCGTGGCAATCGGATCGTCAAACCGACCTGCCATATCTATCTGACCGTTGGTAACTAA
- the rpmC gene encoding 50S ribosomal protein L29, protein MKASELRTKSVDELNKELLDLLKAQFGLRMQLATQQLSNTSQMSKVRRDIARVRTLIREKAVQQ, encoded by the coding sequence ATGAAAGCTAGTGAACTGAGAACCAAGAGCGTGGACGAGCTCAACAAGGAATTGCTGGACCTTCTGAAGGCCCAGTTCGGTCTGCGTATGCAGCTTGCTACCCAGCAGCTGTCCAATACCAGCCAAATGTCCAAGGTGCGTCGCGACATTGCTCGCGTCCGCACGCTTATCCGTGAAAAGGCGGTGCAGCAATGA
- the rplF gene encoding 50S ribosomal protein L6, with the protein MSRIGKNPIVVPAGVEVTVGEQITVKGPLGVLKTAAHPSVQVVVEGQSVQVSKVEGAVNGSAMWGTMRANLNNMVTGVSKGFERKLQLVGVGYRAQAQGDVLNLSLGFSHPVAHKMPVGVKVECPTQTEILIKGSDKQQVGQVAAEVRAYRKPEPYKGKGVRYSDEVVVIKETKKK; encoded by the coding sequence ATGTCTCGTATTGGTAAGAATCCTATTGTCGTCCCCGCCGGCGTTGAAGTGACGGTTGGTGAGCAGATTACGGTCAAGGGCCCCCTGGGTGTCCTCAAGACCGCGGCACACCCTTCTGTTCAGGTTGTCGTTGAGGGGCAAAGCGTCCAGGTTTCCAAGGTTGAAGGTGCTGTCAATGGCAGCGCTATGTGGGGCACCATGCGTGCCAACCTCAACAACATGGTGACCGGTGTTTCCAAGGGTTTTGAAAGAAAGCTGCAGCTGGTTGGCGTGGGTTACCGCGCCCAGGCTCAGGGCGACGTCCTGAACCTCTCGCTCGGCTTCTCGCATCCCGTGGCGCACAAGATGCCCGTTGGTGTGAAAGTTGAGTGCCCGACCCAGACCGAAATCCTGATCAAGGGTTCGGACAAGCAGCAGGTCGGCCAGGTTGCCGCCGAAGTTCGTGCGTATCGCAAGCCAGAGCCCTATAAGGGCAAGGGCGTTCGG
- the rplN gene encoding 50S ribosomal protein L14 yields MIQMQTTLDVADNTGARSVMCIKVLGGSKRRYAGIGDIIKVSIKDAAPRGRVKKGDVYNAVVVRTAKGVRRPDGSLVRFDGNAAVLLNNKLEPIGTRIFGPVTRELRTERFMKIVSLAPEVL; encoded by the coding sequence ATGATTCAGATGCAGACAACGCTGGATGTCGCCGATAACACCGGTGCACGTTCAGTAATGTGTATCAAAGTGCTGGGTGGATCCAAGCGTCGCTATGCCGGCATTGGTGACATCATCAAGGTCAGCATCAAGGATGCTGCCCCGCGTGGTCGTGTCAAGAAGGGTGATGTTTATAACGCCGTGGTGGTTCGTACCGCCAAGGGTGTTCGTCGTCCGGATGGCTCGCTGGTGCGCTTTGACGGCAATGCCGCCGTTCTTCTCAACAACAAGCTCGAGCCGATTGGCACGCGCATCTTTGGCCCGGTAACCCGCGAACTGCGTACCGAGCGCTTTATGAAGATCGTGTCCCTGGCTCCTGAAGTGCTGTAA
- the rpsC gene encoding 30S ribosomal protein S3, translated as MGQKIHPTGFRLAVTKNWSSRWYAASKDFPGMLNEDIKVREYLKRKLAHASVGRVLIERPAKNARVTVFSARPGVVIGKKGEDIEQLRTDLQRIMGVPVHVSIEEIRKPEIDAQLIADSIAQQLEKRIMFRRAMKRAMQNAMRLGAQGIKVMSAGRLNGAEIARSEWYREGRVPLHTLRANIDYATSEALTTYGIIGIKVWVYKGDMLDRNEQPEVVEPAADDRKPRRNPGKPEGDKPRTRTVKKPEGDGAPAKRVRKAGA; from the coding sequence ATGGGACAGAAAATACATCCGACTGGCTTCCGTCTGGCCGTCACCAAGAACTGGAGTTCGCGCTGGTATGCTGCCAGCAAGGACTTCCCGGGCATGCTGAACGAAGACATCAAGGTTCGCGAATACCTCAAGCGTAAGCTCGCTCACGCTTCGGTTGGTCGCGTCCTGATCGAGCGTCCGGCCAAGAATGCTCGCGTAACCGTTTTCTCGGCTCGTCCGGGTGTGGTTATCGGCAAGAAGGGTGAAGACATCGAGCAGCTGCGTACGGATCTTCAGCGCATCATGGGCGTTCCTGTCCATGTGTCGATCGAAGAAATTCGCAAGCCGGAAATCGATGCTCAGCTGATTGCTGACTCGATCGCTCAGCAACTCGAAAAGCGCATCATGTTCCGTCGTGCCATGAAGCGTGCGATGCAAAATGCCATGCGTCTTGGTGCCCAGGGCATCAAGGTGATGAGTGCTGGTCGTTTGAACGGTGCTGAAATCGCCCGTAGCGAATGGTATCGCGAAGGTCGCGTGCCGCTCCATACGCTGCGTGCAAATATCGACTATGCAACCTCTGAAGCTTTGACCACGTACGGCATCATCGGTATCAAGGTCTGGGTTTACAAGGGTGACATGCTTGATCGCAACGAGCAGCCGGAAGTTGTTGAGCCGGCCGCTGATGATCGCAAGCCGCGTCGTAATCCGGGTAAGCCGGAAGGCGACAAGCCGCGTACCCGTACGGTGAAAAAGCCGGAAGGCGACGGCGCTCCGGCCAAGCGTGTAAGAAAGGCAGGTGCCTAA